A single region of the Salicibibacter cibi genome encodes:
- a CDS encoding aliphatic sulfonate ABC transporter substrate-binding protein encodes MTKTSFFLKSGLTAGLLSLGLAGCGDTNTNDAEGNGDTVTIGYQTGNTLNVLMETGYLDERLEEEGYDVEWIEFEVGSALMEALASGNIDYGNAADGPGIFAQASGHDIVYTGGSVPHEEGVGIMVQEDSDIDSVSDLEGRSIAATEGGNHFYLAVLALEEAGLSFDDVDFTYVNDASQGQAALESNEVDALASWDPFFAAVEENLNVRTLDHDVTDYPNRTFYFATNEFAEESPEVVQMILEETNRSDQWANENPEDVSELLAGMVGMDESVMERAIDRRTFGVENIDEDIIDAQQQQADVYYEIDLIEDEIDVSEVMPTDAPWTSDNLE; translated from the coding sequence TTGACGAAAACATCATTCTTTTTAAAGTCAGGTTTGACCGCAGGTTTATTGAGCCTCGGCCTTGCCGGCTGTGGCGATACAAACACGAACGATGCAGAGGGAAACGGTGACACCGTGACGATAGGATATCAAACAGGGAATACGTTGAATGTATTAATGGAAACTGGATACCTGGATGAACGCTTGGAAGAGGAAGGGTATGACGTCGAGTGGATCGAGTTTGAAGTCGGTTCAGCCTTGATGGAAGCTCTTGCAAGCGGAAATATTGATTATGGCAATGCTGCGGATGGGCCGGGGATTTTCGCCCAAGCTTCTGGCCACGACATTGTTTATACCGGGGGAAGTGTGCCGCACGAAGAGGGTGTTGGCATTATGGTGCAAGAGGATTCCGATATTGACTCCGTTTCTGACCTGGAAGGTAGGAGCATTGCAGCGACAGAAGGCGGTAATCACTTCTATCTTGCAGTTTTAGCATTGGAAGAAGCAGGATTATCATTTGATGATGTTGATTTCACTTATGTGAACGATGCTTCTCAAGGTCAAGCTGCATTGGAATCCAATGAGGTCGATGCACTCGCTTCCTGGGATCCATTCTTCGCAGCCGTTGAAGAAAATCTGAATGTACGGACGTTAGATCATGATGTGACCGACTATCCAAACCGTACCTTCTATTTTGCTACCAACGAATTCGCGGAAGAATCTCCGGAAGTTGTACAAATGATTTTGGAAGAAACCAATCGTTCCGATCAGTGGGCGAACGAAAATCCCGAAGATGTTTCGGAACTGCTCGCGGGTATGGTCGGTATGGATGAAAGTGTCATGGAACGCGCCATTGATCGTCGAACTTTTGGAGTTGAAAATATCGATGAGGACATCATTGATGCGCAACAACAGCAAGCGGATGTTTACTATGAAATTGACTTGATTGAAGATGAAATAGATGTCTCCGAAGTTATGCCTACTGATGCACCTTGGACATCTGACAATCTAGAATAG
- a CDS encoding ABC transporter permease subunit → MKKKFQSQLLPWILPILVLGIWQITSMVGIVSPSLFPAPTVVLASLWEMLSSGELLEHIQISLYRAFVGLIIGGVIGLILGVLNGWSRVSFLTFDTSIQMVRNIPHLALLPLAIVWMGIGETSKIFLVALGVMFPIYINTLHGIRSVDPGFIEMGKMYGLRGWQLFRHIYLPGALPSIFVGFRYALGVMWLTLIVAETIATSEGLGYLAMNARQFMQTDVIIVTVLLYALFGKLADVIAQFGEKRSLRWHPNYRN, encoded by the coding sequence ATGAAGAAAAAATTTCAATCACAACTATTGCCATGGATTTTGCCTATTCTCGTCTTGGGAATCTGGCAAATTACTTCGATGGTTGGAATCGTATCACCAAGCTTGTTTCCTGCACCTACAGTAGTCCTTGCGTCTCTATGGGAAATGTTGAGCAGCGGTGAACTTCTTGAACACATTCAAATCAGTTTATACCGTGCTTTTGTAGGCCTCATTATTGGAGGCGTCATCGGGCTAATACTGGGTGTTTTAAATGGGTGGTCGAGAGTCTCGTTTTTAACATTTGATACGTCCATTCAAATGGTACGGAATATCCCGCACCTTGCCCTTTTGCCATTAGCGATTGTATGGATGGGAATCGGCGAAACGTCGAAAATTTTCCTTGTCGCCCTCGGTGTCATGTTCCCGATATACATCAATACATTACACGGCATCCGTAGTGTGGATCCGGGTTTTATTGAAATGGGAAAAATGTATGGCTTACGCGGCTGGCAATTATTTCGCCATATCTATTTGCCGGGGGCACTTCCATCCATTTTCGTTGGTTTCCGTTATGCATTAGGAGTCATGTGGCTAACATTGATCGTGGCGGAAACAATTGCAACTAGTGAGGGACTTGGTTATCTCGCCATGAATGCACGTCAATTTATGCAAACCGATGTCATCATTGTTACCGTCCTTCTCTATGCCCTTTTTGGGAAACTGGCCGATGTCATCGCCCAGTTTGGAGAGAAGCGTTCTTTACGCTGGCATCCGAATTATCGTAATTAG
- a CDS encoding gamma-glutamyltransferase codes for MRRNMIYSKFNRHTGFVFSAIATVSFVLSGCASEEETDNETEPSETQDQNDTPPDEQNDEDETDDESADDASDVPDAYGVSAGHPEAVDAGKEVLDNGGSAADAAIAAAYAISVVEPFASGIGGGGVALIQEQGEEPQAYDYREVVPEEGIPSSDIGVPGFVAGMVELHEDHGVADWQELMDPSIDLAESVEVSETLAQQLQSAQDRLPTEQLEHFYPGGVPLAEDANLEQPELADTLREIRDRGGEAFYEEDIGETLASDVEGLNMNSLSDYDVGRHDPVTGEFAGYEMIGAPQPLPGTSVIQMLQISEERDILEEERNSTAFIHDIAMSWRLARQFIETDFGDPDYVDDPDDNINDPERNAAWAEEISSDSLLPMDAEQSYGDADPNTTHITVVDDDGTVVSMTNTLTDFWGAGEYIEGFFLNNQMARFSIGEGEENEPEPGRRSVTWSSPLIIADEEGPVMGIGSPGGERIPIMLTQVVADWAGGTDLDETVEAQRFHLDENELIMEEPLPESDQREALLDIGYSEIREPPTPLYFGSIQALAIDRETDELSGVTDHRREGDWGMETTD; via the coding sequence GTGAGACGAAACATGATATATTCGAAATTCAATCGTCATACCGGCTTTGTTTTTTCCGCTATTGCAACCGTATCGTTTGTGCTTAGTGGATGTGCCTCGGAAGAAGAGACAGATAATGAAACCGAACCCTCTGAAACGCAAGATCAAAATGATACGCCCCCAGATGAGCAAAACGATGAAGATGAAACCGATGATGAGTCAGCAGACGATGCGTCTGATGTTCCAGACGCCTACGGAGTGAGTGCCGGGCACCCGGAAGCCGTCGATGCAGGCAAGGAAGTTCTGGATAACGGGGGAAGTGCAGCAGATGCTGCGATTGCTGCTGCTTATGCTATATCCGTTGTGGAACCCTTCGCCTCCGGCATCGGCGGCGGAGGTGTGGCACTGATTCAAGAACAGGGGGAAGAACCTCAGGCTTATGATTATCGTGAGGTTGTCCCGGAGGAAGGAATACCATCATCTGATATTGGTGTGCCGGGGTTTGTGGCCGGAATGGTGGAATTACATGAAGACCATGGGGTGGCTGATTGGCAAGAGCTAATGGATCCGTCTATTGATTTAGCTGAAAGTGTTGAGGTTTCAGAAACGCTCGCCCAGCAGCTTCAATCCGCTCAAGATCGGTTGCCGACAGAGCAGCTTGAGCATTTCTATCCCGGTGGAGTGCCATTAGCGGAGGATGCCAATCTGGAACAGCCGGAATTGGCTGATACACTGCGGGAGATCCGCGATCGTGGAGGAGAAGCCTTCTACGAGGAAGACATCGGAGAAACATTGGCTTCCGATGTGGAAGGCCTGAACATGAATTCTCTGTCAGACTATGATGTTGGGCGCCATGATCCGGTTACCGGAGAATTTGCCGGGTATGAAATGATCGGTGCTCCCCAGCCACTTCCCGGAACGAGCGTCATTCAGATGCTGCAAATCAGCGAAGAACGAGACATTTTAGAGGAAGAACGAAACAGCACCGCATTTATTCATGACATTGCCATGTCATGGAGGCTTGCACGACAGTTTATTGAAACAGATTTCGGTGACCCTGATTATGTGGATGATCCGGATGATAACATAAACGACCCTGAGCGTAATGCTGCTTGGGCAGAAGAAATATCCAGCGACAGTCTATTGCCGATGGATGCTGAACAGTCTTACGGAGATGCTGACCCCAATACGACCCATATTACCGTCGTTGATGATGATGGAACCGTTGTTTCCATGACGAACACGCTTACAGATTTCTGGGGAGCCGGAGAATATATCGAAGGATTTTTCCTTAATAACCAGATGGCGAGGTTCAGCATCGGCGAGGGGGAGGAAAATGAACCGGAGCCCGGACGACGTTCGGTGACATGGTCTTCTCCACTGATTATTGCTGATGAAGAGGGGCCGGTGATGGGCATTGGAAGTCCCGGAGGCGAGCGAATTCCCATCATGCTTACGCAAGTGGTCGCCGATTGGGCCGGGGGCACGGATCTTGACGAAACCGTGGAAGCCCAGCGTTTTCATTTGGATGAAAATGAACTCATCATGGAGGAACCACTACCTGAATCTGACCAACGGGAAGCATTGCTTGACATCGGTTATAGCGAGATTCGTGAACCCCCTACACCGCTCTACTTTGGATCGATCCAGGCTTTGGCTATCGATCGGGAAACCGATGAGCTTTCAGGAGTAACCGATCACCGGCGTGAAGGGGACTGGGGTATGGAAACAACAGATTAA
- a CDS encoding type II toxin-antitoxin system RelE family toxin has protein sequence MFEVYVIAEAAKEYDRLAGNEKQWVDAAIQKLKERGEGIGEPLGNTKYARLQTYKKVKHRKLGLRMIFREEKQQTNVITVIAIGKRTDEKIYKDAHKRL, from the coding sequence ATGTTTGAGGTCTATGTTATCGCTGAAGCTGCCAAAGAGTATGATCGATTAGCTGGCAATGAAAAACAATGGGTCGACGCTGCCATCCAAAAACTGAAGGAGCGGGGCGAAGGCATCGGAGAACCGTTAGGTAACACCAAATATGCGCGGTTACAGACGTATAAGAAAGTAAAACACCGGAAGCTTGGTTTAAGAATGATCTTCCGCGAAGAAAAACAGCAAACGAATGTCATAACGGTTATTGCGATCGGGAAACGTACCGATGAAAAAATTTATAAGGATGCCCACAAGCGATTATAA
- a CDS encoding IS3 family transposase, which yields MEEKKALIEFDHSKISVKRQCQLLKLSRSTAYYPINVKQPDQREIAIKNAIDRIHYDEPAFGCRRIRGELHKRGFSDVGFKRTRRYMEEMGIVAFYPGPNLSKRDLQARTYPYLLRGVSITRPNQVWGIDITYCGTPTGFMYLVATIDWFSRLVVGWALSNTMHTDFIIRAVEEAIQAYGKPDIINNDQGSQFTSNDYINFIKNYETVKISMDGRGRATDNARTERFFRSYKWERLYLLCPETVSELKQMTKLYMTHYNWNRPHQALEDHTPARIYFGECGM from the coding sequence TTGGAGGAGAAAAAAGCATTAATCGAGTTTGATCATAGCAAGATATCCGTAAAGCGTCAGTGTCAACTCTTGAAACTATCCAGGTCGACGGCTTATTATCCGATCAACGTTAAGCAGCCTGATCAGAGGGAAATTGCAATTAAAAATGCCATCGACCGAATTCACTATGATGAGCCTGCATTTGGCTGTCGCCGCATTCGCGGAGAGCTGCATAAACGTGGCTTCAGCGATGTTGGGTTCAAACGTACACGCCGATACATGGAGGAGATGGGCATTGTCGCCTTTTATCCCGGTCCGAATTTAAGCAAACGGGATTTACAAGCTCGAACCTATCCCTACTTGCTTCGGGGTGTGAGCATCACTCGTCCCAATCAGGTCTGGGGGATTGACATCACGTATTGCGGCACACCTACAGGCTTTATGTACCTTGTGGCCACCATCGATTGGTTCTCACGGCTCGTTGTGGGTTGGGCCTTGAGCAACACGATGCATACCGATTTTATCATACGCGCCGTAGAGGAGGCGATCCAAGCGTACGGTAAACCTGACATCATCAACAATGACCAAGGAAGCCAGTTTACGTCCAACGATTACATTAACTTCATCAAAAACTATGAAACCGTGAAAATTAGCATGGACGGGAGGGGGCGCGCGACAGACAATGCCCGGACAGAGCGGTTTTTCCGGAGTTACAAATGGGAAAGACTCTATCTTCTCTGCCCGGAAACGGTCTCGGAATTAAAGCAAATGACCAAGCTTTATATGACTCATTACAACTGGAACCGGCCTCATCAAGCTTTGGAAGACCATACACCGGCACGCATTTATTTTGGCGAATGTGGTATGTAA
- the ant(9) gene encoding aminoglycoside nucleotidyltransferase ANT(9), whose translation MSNRTNEEIPKEAFDALKIAENVFGSKLVGVSLYGSAVSGGLRINSDVDVLVVVNQRLSEATRRKLIERLIPISGKIGNEKGIRYLELIVINEEDNVPWQYPPRKELVYGEWLRSEFEDGQIPEPTVDPDLAIVLAQAREHSVSLFGSDLSTILDPIPITDIQKAIEASLPELIDDIKGDERNVLLTLARMWQTMAEGTISPKDVAAQWAIPKLPKQQLEVLDIARKAYLGEYDDDWDGMEAEVMSLVSHMKEKIEAYFST comes from the coding sequence ATGAGCAATAGGACTAATGAAGAAATACCAAAGGAAGCATTTGACGCATTAAAAATTGCGGAGAATGTATTCGGAAGCAAGTTAGTTGGTGTGTCTCTTTATGGTTCGGCAGTAAGCGGCGGGTTACGCATCAATAGTGATGTCGATGTCCTCGTTGTCGTGAATCAGCGATTATCTGAAGCTACTCGAAGAAAACTAATAGAACGCTTAATACCGATATCGGGAAAAATAGGAAATGAAAAGGGGATACGGTACCTTGAATTAATCGTTATTAATGAAGAAGATAACGTACCTTGGCAATATCCACCAAGGAAGGAATTGGTCTATGGAGAATGGCTTAGGTCTGAATTTGAGGATGGTCAAATTCCAGAACCAACGGTTGATCCTGATTTAGCTATTGTTTTAGCACAAGCACGAGAGCATAGCGTTTCACTTTTTGGGTCTGATCTGTCAACGATACTTGACCCCATTCCGATCACAGATATTCAAAAAGCAATAGAGGCGTCTTTGCCAGAGTTAATTGATGATATTAAGGGTGACGAACGTAATGTGCTATTAACGCTCGCTCGCATGTGGCAAACAATGGCTGAAGGTACAATTTCTCCAAAAGATGTGGCTGCACAATGGGCGATCCCTAAGTTACCGAAGCAACAATTGGAAGTGCTCGATATCGCTAGAAAAGCTTATCTTGGCGAGTATGATGATGATTGGGACGGAATGGAAGCCGAAGTCATGTCGTTGGTCAGTCATATGAAAGAGAAAATAGAGGCTTATTTTAGTACCTGA
- a CDS encoding transposase, which translates to MSKQRRTYSPEEKAKIVLEVLREESTLKEISQKYGVSQQLISRWRTEFLDNMPTVFDKKAAKTEKLKQEHEAEKEELINQIGELTVEMNWLKKKQEQVSDWRRKKH; encoded by the coding sequence ATGAGTAAACAAAGAAGAACATACAGCCCAGAAGAAAAAGCCAAGATAGTTTTGGAAGTTTTGAGAGAGGAAAGCACCCTCAAAGAGATATCCCAAAAATATGGGGTGAGCCAACAGTTGATCAGTCGATGGCGGACGGAATTCTTGGATAATATGCCAACCGTCTTTGATAAAAAAGCTGCCAAAACCGAAAAGCTTAAACAGGAGCATGAAGCTGAAAAGGAGGAGCTCATCAATCAAATCGGAGAGCTTACGGTAGAAATGAACTGGCTCAAAAAAAAACAAGAACAGGTCTCGGATTGGAGGAGAAAAAAGCATTAA
- a CDS encoding DUF418 domain-containing protein: protein MAPINGKDQYQRIAILDQMRGLALLAIFLANVPGLAQVDTDGQSSANQVVYDFLSIVLDDSARPLFAFMFGISLLLIYSKLKNKDLRPYSTLVRRLLLLAFAGAIHGYVVWSGDILLMYAMAGFVLLLFMNLTAKWLLTAALLFWLGYTVGIDVMNDYSPYEFSLNGWLKHLLLGSGEPPTGAEYLINEFTSMMRHLGFFLFGMYAYRKGLLSFIGERRTLMWFLSFVFLAIGLAGKTSLYDDDFLNPLDAFYPFVLTIGMILCIILLGTSRTFISKAPFPFSAIGKMAFTHYLMQSLVFVSVFHLSGRSIFTGIGIWTEPTYLFALSIGVILFVAQMIFSHFWLQKFYYGPFEWLWRIGTYGKVVPLKRRI from the coding sequence ATGGCACCGATAAATGGAAAAGATCAATATCAAAGAATTGCTATTTTAGATCAAATGAGAGGGTTGGCTTTACTAGCCATTTTTTTGGCAAATGTGCCTGGCCTGGCGCAAGTAGATACGGATGGCCAGTCCTCCGCAAATCAGGTCGTATACGATTTTTTATCCATTGTACTGGACGATAGTGCAAGGCCATTGTTTGCGTTTATGTTTGGCATAAGTCTGCTCCTCATTTATAGTAAATTAAAAAATAAAGATTTGCGTCCGTATTCGACGTTAGTGAGAAGGCTTTTATTGTTGGCTTTTGCAGGGGCTATTCACGGCTATGTCGTATGGTCGGGAGATATTTTACTCATGTACGCCATGGCCGGCTTTGTGTTGTTGCTGTTTATGAATCTAACTGCAAAGTGGTTACTCACAGCCGCCTTGCTTTTTTGGTTAGGATATACGGTAGGGATCGATGTTATGAACGATTACTCGCCCTATGAGTTTTCCCTTAATGGATGGCTGAAACATCTCTTACTTGGTTCGGGAGAACCTCCAACAGGAGCAGAGTATTTAATTAATGAGTTCACTTCGATGATGCGACATTTAGGTTTTTTCCTTTTTGGGATGTATGCCTATCGTAAGGGGCTGTTGTCGTTCATTGGGGAGCGAAGAACGTTGATGTGGTTCCTATCTTTTGTGTTTCTTGCCATCGGTTTAGCAGGGAAGACAAGCCTTTATGATGATGATTTTCTCAATCCTTTGGACGCTTTTTATCCATTTGTTTTGACCATCGGCATGATCCTGTGTATTATCCTGTTGGGGACAAGCAGAACATTCATCTCAAAGGCTCCCTTTCCATTTTCTGCCATCGGTAAAATGGCTTTTACCCATTATCTCATGCAATCCCTTGTGTTCGTGAGTGTGTTTCATTTAAGTGGGAGATCGATTTTTACAGGCATCGGCATATGGACGGAACCTACTTATTTATTTGCGCTCAGTATAGGTGTCATTTTATTTGTAGCACAAATGATTTTTAGCCACTTTTGGCTACAAAAATTTTATTATGGTCCGTTTGAATGGCTCTGGAGGATCGGGACGTATGGAAAAGTCGTTCCGTTGAAAAGGAGAATTTAA
- a CDS encoding ATP-binding cassette domain-containing protein, translated as MAQQTHENAIEIKLEQIHKSFGNNEVLHNINVTVDQGQFVAIVGKSGSGKSTLLRLIAGLEEINEGTLLFNDEEPRKSQASVTMMYQDSRLLPWKKVIDNVGIGLKGKWKEHATEVLEAVGLTQFSNEWPATLSGGQQQRVALARALVRDPQLLMLDEPLSALDALTRTEMQDWIEKIWLDNGFTALLVTHDVREAVRLADRILLIEDGEITLDLTNSEPRPRNVSNERMVALEKQVFSRILKEE; from the coding sequence TTGGCACAACAAACACATGAAAACGCGATAGAAATCAAGTTGGAACAAATCCATAAGTCATTCGGGAACAACGAAGTCCTCCACAATATCAACGTCACCGTTGATCAAGGTCAGTTCGTTGCGATCGTTGGAAAAAGCGGTAGCGGGAAGAGTACATTGCTGCGCCTCATTGCCGGTCTCGAGGAAATTAACGAAGGCACGCTGCTCTTTAATGATGAGGAGCCACGAAAATCCCAAGCGAGCGTAACCATGATGTATCAGGATTCACGCCTGCTTCCCTGGAAAAAAGTGATCGACAACGTGGGCATTGGCTTAAAAGGAAAATGGAAGGAGCACGCCACAGAAGTGCTCGAAGCAGTAGGTCTCACACAATTTAGCAATGAATGGCCTGCGACCCTTTCCGGTGGTCAACAACAGCGTGTTGCCCTTGCGCGCGCACTCGTTCGTGACCCGCAATTACTCATGCTCGATGAGCCATTAAGCGCACTCGACGCCTTAACACGTACCGAGATGCAGGATTGGATTGAGAAAATCTGGTTGGACAATGGCTTCACCGCTCTCCTCGTTACCCATGACGTCCGTGAGGCGGTGCGACTTGCGGATCGTATACTTCTGATTGAAGATGGTGAAATTACGCTTGATCTCACCAATTCGGAACCTCGCCCACGTAATGTTTCAAATGAACGAATGGTTGCGCTCGAAAAGCAAGTGTTCTCGAGGATTTTGAAAGAAGAATAA
- a CDS encoding VOC family protein has translation MTLQFDHVIHYVHDAYDIKHSLQSQGLHAVNGGRHEHRGTYNTLLHFDLSYVEYLGIDDDDVFKRSKAQEITHSPFSTIAKDHFVEGFSRVALRTRNLEALAEKLQRKGLSVNGPVPLSRKQPDGKMLEWSLLFAADPHSDLPLPFFIDWQKSDEERRTELKHKDIITTHEAGPLSIAYLAMAVNDVDETVKKWSKWFDLEADVPTSDDTLNAKVRKLHLPGGDLLFAEPTGTGMVSDALNKRGERPFLLAFEGAENTNDQELRGGLYRFK, from the coding sequence ATGACTTTACAATTCGACCATGTGATTCATTATGTTCATGATGCCTATGACATCAAGCATTCGTTGCAATCACAGGGTCTTCACGCAGTGAACGGTGGACGGCACGAACACCGTGGAACATACAATACATTGCTCCATTTTGATTTAAGTTACGTTGAATATTTGGGCATAGATGATGATGATGTATTCAAACGTTCGAAGGCTCAAGAGATTACGCACAGCCCTTTTTCCACGATTGCAAAAGACCATTTTGTGGAAGGTTTTTCACGAGTAGCGTTGCGCACGCGCAACTTGGAAGCTTTGGCGGAAAAATTACAGCGCAAAGGCTTGTCGGTGAACGGACCTGTGCCGCTTAGCCGGAAACAACCAGATGGCAAAATGCTTGAATGGTCGTTACTTTTCGCTGCAGATCCGCATAGTGATTTGCCTCTGCCGTTCTTCATTGACTGGCAGAAGAGCGATGAAGAAAGACGCACCGAATTAAAGCACAAAGATATCATTACAACACATGAAGCCGGACCGTTATCGATTGCCTATCTTGCTATGGCAGTTAATGATGTTGATGAAACAGTGAAAAAATGGTCGAAATGGTTTGATTTAGAAGCGGATGTGCCCACAAGTGATGACACGTTGAACGCGAAAGTGAGAAAACTTCATTTGCCGGGCGGTGATCTGCTTTTCGCGGAACCAACAGGAACAGGAATGGTATCGGATGCTTTAAATAAACGTGGGGAACGGCCGTTTTTATTGGCTTTCGAAGGTGCGGAGAATACCAATGACCAAGAGCTCCGCGGTGGTTTGTACCGTTTCAAGTAG
- the ltrA gene encoding group II intron reverse transcriptase/maturase, which produces MKGRVWYSLYDKVFAKANLRDAFVQVKKNGGAPGVDKVTIEAYEMSLEDNLEVLQQKLKEKRYRPKPVRRKMIEKENGKKRPLGIPTVEDRVVQAAIRNILEPIFEEDFLPCSYGFRPNISAHMALDQVSKHLRKGYEYVIDADLQSYFDTIPHDRLETQIRKRVTDGSVIQLIKQFLKAGVMEGNLYEDTPMGAPQGGVLSPLISNIYLHQLDQLMSERGHRIVRFADDFVILCRSQKGAERVRRSVTRYLENDLGLTLHPTKTKVVDVNQEPFTFLGFEFYKHIRRIDPKKEAKFKKRVKEITRRNQTVDLETLIHDRLNPYIRGWANYFGRGHVKGKFQKWDAWIRRRLRMIQLRSWRHVKSLHRVLRHKGWKEDELRGIRMFAWRSSKSPMVHVALDNDYLHQLNLVSLTSVYQKLIPKRDKWEEPHA; this is translated from the coding sequence ATGAAAGGACGCGTGTGGTACAGCTTGTACGACAAAGTGTTCGCTAAAGCCAACCTAAGAGATGCCTTCGTTCAAGTGAAGAAGAACGGAGGGGCTCCCGGTGTAGACAAGGTGACGATTGAAGCCTATGAAATGTCGTTGGAGGACAATCTAGAAGTGCTCCAACAAAAGCTCAAGGAAAAGCGTTACCGCCCCAAGCCGGTCCGTCGGAAGATGATTGAGAAAGAAAATGGAAAGAAGCGTCCGCTCGGTATCCCAACCGTGGAAGATCGAGTGGTACAAGCGGCGATTCGAAACATTCTTGAGCCAATCTTTGAAGAAGACTTCCTTCCGTGTAGCTATGGGTTCCGCCCGAATATCAGCGCACACATGGCCCTAGACCAAGTGAGTAAACACCTTCGGAAAGGGTATGAGTATGTGATTGATGCGGACCTGCAAAGCTACTTTGACACGATTCCGCATGACCGTTTGGAAACGCAAATCCGTAAGCGAGTCACGGATGGCTCCGTCATTCAACTCATCAAGCAATTTCTGAAAGCAGGTGTGATGGAAGGAAATTTGTATGAAGACACACCGATGGGCGCGCCCCAAGGGGGCGTCCTGAGTCCATTAATTTCCAATATTTACCTGCATCAGCTGGATCAGCTTATGAGTGAGCGCGGGCATCGTATTGTTCGATTTGCGGATGACTTCGTCATTCTGTGTCGGAGCCAGAAAGGTGCCGAACGAGTGAGGAGAAGTGTCACCCGTTACCTTGAAAATGACTTGGGATTAACGTTGCATCCAACGAAAACCAAGGTCGTTGATGTCAACCAAGAACCGTTTACATTCCTGGGCTTTGAGTTCTATAAGCATATCCGAAGAATCGATCCGAAGAAGGAAGCGAAATTCAAGAAAAGAGTCAAGGAAATCACAAGACGGAACCAAACGGTTGACCTTGAGACACTCATTCACGACCGATTGAACCCGTATATCCGAGGATGGGCCAATTACTTTGGTCGTGGACATGTGAAAGGGAAATTTCAAAAATGGGACGCGTGGATTCGTCGCCGATTGCGCATGATACAGCTACGAAGCTGGCGTCATGTGAAAAGCCTCCATCGTGTATTAAGACACAAAGGATGGAAGGAGGATGAACTGCGAGGGATTCGCATGTTCGCCTGGCGAAGTTCCAAAAGTCCGATGGTTCACGTCGCCCTCGATAATGATTACCTTCATCAATTAAATCTTGTTAGCTTAACATCTGTTTACCAGAAACTTATCCCTAAACGGGATAAATGGGAGGAGCCACATGCGTAG